In Fusarium falciforme chromosome 9, complete sequence, the following are encoded in one genomic region:
- a CDS encoding uncharacterized protein (Expressed protein), whose protein sequence is MGDPRRSRRPDSRQMWDESDRRDRRGGPRDRDRDNDRDRRGYRSRSRERRGYRDRSRSPDRRHRDRDGDRNRPRERGSRYHDDRRDRRKDDDDGPRYRRDDDGDRRVKSRRSASPSTRSPSHDTTSLPTRTRPDNNIKREPNPNMSFNVSKKSPPRRDDAPDGDEMDAEDDDMAAMQAMMGFGGFGTTKNKKVAGNNVGGVSKEKKTEYRQYMNRQGGFNRPLSPSR, encoded by the exons ATGGGCGACCCCCGACGAAGCCGTCGGCCAGACAGCCGCCAGATGTGGGATGAATCCGACCGTCGCGACAGGCGTGGAGGCCCACGCGATCGAGACAGGGACAACGACCGCGACCGGAGAGGATACAGATCTAGATCGCGGGAGAGGCGCGGATACAGGGACCGCTCGAGGTCTCCGGACAGAAGGCACAGAGATCGCGACGGCGATAGGAACCGACCCAGGGAGAGGGGTTCACGATATCATGATGATAGAAGGGATCGACggaaagatgatgatgatggacctCGGTATCgtcgtgatgatgacggAGATCGACGAG TTAAATCCCGTCGCTCCGCATCCCCAAGCACCCGCAGCCCCTCTCACGACACAACATCCCTCCCAACCCGCACCCGCCccgacaacaacatcaaGCGCGAACCAAACCCCAACATGTCCTTCAACGTCTCCAAAAAGTCCCCTCCGCGCCGCGACGACGCCCCCGATGGAGACGAGATGgacgccgaggacgacgacatggCGGCCATGCAGGCCATGATGGGCTTTGGAGGGTTCGGAACGACAAAGAACAAAAAGGTGGCGGGCAACAATGTCGGAGGTGtgagcaaggagaagaagaccgAGTATCGGCAGTACATGAACCGGCAGGGTGGATTCAACCGGCCGCTGAGTCCTTCGCGATGA
- a CDS encoding Mannosyl-oligosaccharide glucosidase, translating to MVRIAQWVSAAALVLGASATDEASSVLTTEIGRQNNQSLFWGPYKSNLYFGVRPRTPDALWTGLMWGKVDDFRDIQNGFRYTCEQGEDIHGYGWDEYDARIGGVQSIHDEGNKIDLTTTFVKIPGGNHGGSWAARIKGELRADAPKNTKTMLFYYIAQDGEGELEAEGEGDEFGFDGDVSFKGNSKTLGDYKLLITKGKGKHPKKGHKLLKDRHGDTTLVMSSDATPEISWQGKAVVFKHLQDAVKPVQENADQTDPPPPWQVYRIEHKPGKGNVQIVEKTFEGPFEFDVIFSSGSSGEEYTSADVTEQITKVSETFKERFARTFELKAPFKGEKYRKFGKSMFSNLVGGIGYFHGHQIIDRSYAPEYEEENEGFWEEAAEAMARKKQDLEGPYELFTSVPSRPFFPRGFLWDEGFHLIPIADWDMDLTLEIVKSWYNTMDDDGWIAREQILGHEARSKVPAEFQVQYPHYANPPTLFLIIEGFMERLRAANGTQLAKKEQIIGADPLQTAHLDNLEIGESYLRKLYPLLRRQYDWFRKTQRGDIKSYDREAYSTKEAYRWRGRTEAHILTSGLDDYPRAQPPHPGELHVDLMSWVGLMTKSLMNIADALGMAEDVDEYRKNLVAIEHNLNDLHWSEEQGCYCDATIDEYEEHTLVCHKGYISLFPFLVGLMKPDDPKLGKILDLIGDEEHLFSPHGIRSLSKQDELYGTKENYWRSPVWMPINYLAVSQLRNVATQEGPYRAKAKDLFSRLRKNLVDTVYKSWEETGFAWEQYNPDTGAGQRTQHFTGWTSLVVKIMAMEDPSDQGAAPVRDEL from the exons ATGGTGAGAATAGCCCAATGGGTGTCGGCGGCGGCACTCGTCCTGGGTGCCTCAGCCACCGATGAGGCCTCCTCGGTGCTCACCACAGAGATTGGCCGCCAAAACAACCAGAGCCTCTTCTGGGGCCCGTACAAGTCCAACCTCTACTTTGGCGTGCGACCCAGGACGCCAGATGCGTTGTGGACGGGCCTCATGTGGGGGAAGGTTGACGACTTTAGGGATATTCAGAACG GTTTCCGATATACTTGTGAGCAGGGGGAGGATATTCATGGCTACGGGTGGGATGAGTATGATGCTCGCATCGGAGGCGTGCAGTCTATTCATGATGAGGGCAACAAGATTGATCTCACCACAACGTTTGTCAAGATCCCCGGTGGCAACCACGGAGGCAGCTGGGCTGCTAGGATCAAGGGCGAGTTGAGGGCCGATGCTCCCAAGAACACCAAGACCATGCTATTCTACTACATTGCCCAGGACGGAGAAggcgagctcgaggctgagggCGAGGGTGACGAGTTTGGCTTTGACGGAGACGTCAGCTTCAAGGGCAACTCCAAGACGCTGGGCGACTACAAGCTCCTGATCACCAAGGGGAAGGGAAAGCACCCCAAGAAGGGCCACAAGCTGCTTAAGGACAGACACGGAGACACGACTCTCGTCATGAGCTCTGATGCCACCCCTGAGATCAGCTGGCAGGGCAAGGCGGTTGTCTTCAAGCACCTCCAAGACGCCGTCAAGCCTGTCCAGGAGAACGCCGACCAGACTGATCCCCCTCCCCCATGGCAAGTCTACCGCATCGAACACAAGCCAGGCAAGGGCAACGTGCAGATTGTCGAAAAGACGTTTGAGGGTCCCTTTGAGTTCGACGTCATCTTCTCGTCCGGCTCGTCTGGGGAGGAATACACCTCTGCCGACGTCACTGAGCAGATCACCAAGGTCTCCGAGACCTTCAAGGAGCGCTTCGCGAGGACCTTTGAGCTCAAGGCGCCCTTCAAGGGTGAAAAGTACCGCAAGTTTGGCAAGAGCATGTTCTCCAACCTGGTTGGCGGCATCGGATACTTCCACGGCCACCAGATCATCGACCGATCTTATGCGCCTGAAtacgaggaggagaatgaAGGATTCtgggaggaggctgccgaggcCATGGCGCGTAAGAAGCAGGACCTCGAGGGCCCGTACGAGCTCTTCACCAGCGTCCCGTCTCGCCCATTCTTCCCCCGCGGCTTCCTATGGGATGAGGGTTTCCATCTGATCCCCATCGCGGACTGGGATATGGATCTTACCCTTGAGATTGTCAAGAGCTGGTACAACACCATGGACGACGACGGCTGGATTGCTCGTGAGCAGATCCTTGGACACGAGGCCCGTAGCAAGGTCCCGGCTGAGTTCCAAGTCCAGTATCCCCACTATGCCAACCCCCCAACGTTGTTCCTCATCATTGAAGGCTTCATGGAGCGCCTTCGCGCAGCCAATGGCACTCAgcttgccaagaaggagcagaTCATTGGTGCCGACCCCCTGCAGACGGCCCATCTTGACAACCTTGAGATCGGTGAAAGCTACCTGAGAAAGTTGTATCCTCTCCTCCGACGCCAGTATGACTGGTTCCGCAAGACGCAGCGCGGTGATATCAAGAGCTACGACCGTGAGGCGTACTCAACCAAGGAGGCATACCGTTGGAGGGGCCGCACCGAGGCGCACATCCTCACCAGCGGCCTGGATGACTACCCGCGGGCCCAGCCTCCTCACCCGGGCGAGCTCCATGTCGATCTCATGTCCTGGGTCGGCCTCATGACAAAGTCCTTGATGAACATTGCCGACGCCCTCGGCATGGCTGAGGATGTGGACGAGTACAGGAAGAACCTGGTAGCTATCGAGCATAACCTCAATGATCTTCACTGGTCCGAAGAGCAGGGCTGCTACTGCGATGCGACGATCGACGAATACGAGGAGCACACCCTCGTATGCCACAAGGGATACATTTCCTTGTTCCccttcctcgtcggcctcatGAAGCCGGACGACCCCAAGCTCGGCAAGATCCTGGATCTCATTGGCGACGAGGAGCACCTCTTCAGCCCCCACGGAATCCGCAGCCTGAGCAAGCAGGACGAGCTCTACGGCACCAAGGAGAACTACTGGCGCAGCCCCGTGTGGATGCCCATCAACTACCTCGCCGTGTCTCAGCTACGC AACGTTGCCACGCAGGAAGGGCCCTACAGGGCTAAGGCCAAGGATCTCTTCTCGCGGCTGCGTAAGAACCTTGTCGACACGGTGTACAAGAGCTGGGAGGAGACGGGCTTCGCGTGGGAGCAGTACAACCCGGATACGGGGGCCGGGCAGCGAACGCAGCATTTCACCGGATGGACCAGCCTGGTGGTCAAGATCATGGCTATGGAGGACCCCAGTGACCAGGGAGCTGCCCCTGTGCGGGACGAGCTGTGA